A genomic region of Roseateles amylovorans contains the following coding sequences:
- a CDS encoding DUF2214 family protein, with protein MTLEALLAGLHIVAILSLVVFLSSQATLCRSAWMNAAVLHRLVRLDTIYGVTAVAVLLTGLARAWWGMKGGGWYWHQPLLHFKLGLFIVIGLLSIKPTLTFRRWVKTHTDGGGLPDDDQVRATRRLILLQAHLLILLPIAGVMLAKGVLTR; from the coding sequence ATGACCCTGGAAGCCCTGCTCGCCGGCCTGCACATCGTGGCCATCCTCAGCCTGGTGGTGTTCCTCAGCAGTCAGGCCACCCTGTGCCGGAGCGCCTGGATGAATGCCGCTGTGCTGCATCGGCTGGTGCGGCTGGACACGATCTATGGCGTGACGGCGGTCGCGGTCTTGTTGACCGGCCTGGCGCGCGCGTGGTGGGGCATGAAGGGCGGTGGTTGGTACTGGCATCAGCCGCTGCTGCATTTCAAGCTGGGGCTGTTCATCGTGATCGGACTGCTGTCGATCAAGCCCACCCTGACTTTCCGGCGATGGGTCAAGACCCACACCGACGGCGGTGGCCTGCCGGATGACGATCAGGTGCGCGCGACCCGCCGGCTGATCCTGTTGCAGGCGCATCTGCTGATCCTGCTCCCCATCGCCGGGGTGATGCTGGCCAAGGGCGTGCTGACGCGTTGA
- a CDS encoding PsiF family protein has product MKQVLTLIAAALVSMTLLAPAQAADEKTDKTAEKSADKADKKPLTPQQQRMSSCSKQSKGKSGDERKEFMSACLSGKTPEEPPKTAQQEKMTTCNADAKAKGKTGDDRKAFMKECLSAK; this is encoded by the coding sequence ATGAAGCAAGTCCTGACCCTGATCGCCGCCGCCCTGGTGTCGATGACGCTGCTGGCCCCCGCCCAGGCAGCCGATGAGAAGACCGACAAGACAGCAGAGAAGTCCGCTGACAAGGCCGACAAGAAGCCGCTCACCCCGCAGCAGCAGCGCATGTCCTCGTGCAGCAAGCAGTCCAAGGGCAAGAGCGGCGACGAGCGCAAGGAGTTCATGAGCGCCTGCCTGTCCGGCAAGACCCCCGAGGAGCCACCGAAGACCGCGCAGCAGGAGAAGATGACCACCTGCAATGCGGACGCCAAGGCCAAGGGCAAGACCGGTGACGATCGCAAGGCCTTCATGAAAGAGTGCCTGTCGGCGAAGTAA
- a CDS encoding serine/threonine-protein kinase, with protein MSPTADPSSSASLPGDTLLPPGTDLPEHIGKYRVLRRLGEGATSDVFLAMDDFHNQEVAIKRLRHWSGPASEEDAMSIRFFAAEAALAGRLQHPNVVQILDAVQDGDAPYLVMEYVHGLTLKHFCRSDRLLPLDQIVELGFKCAMALSYVFRQGVIHRDIKPANLLAVLDSAGQVTDVKVSDFGSALNLNADMTQVHRVGSLAFMPPEQIEGGDVGAQADIYSLGAVLYHLVSGRPPFDAPNQMALMHQIYHQAPQSLQGQRGGVTPELDAVILKALAKHPHERHADWESFGQALSELVAKQLVPLARLNEVKDSERFNLLRGLEFFASFGDVELWEVVRRARWRRYPLDHLLYKRGQEGNTFHIIAQGEVEVWRDGALVATLGDGTSVGEMAYLAPNPELRRHSTDIRVTRLCTTVSFTPDSLGQLSPECQHRFDRAFIQVLVRRLHLAHETLAHPRRIM; from the coding sequence ATGAGCCCGACCGCCGATCCATCGTCCTCCGCCAGCCTTCCCGGCGACACGCTCTTGCCGCCCGGCACCGATCTGCCGGAGCACATCGGCAAGTACCGGGTGCTGCGCCGCCTGGGGGAAGGCGCGACCAGCGATGTCTTCCTGGCGATGGACGACTTCCACAATCAGGAAGTCGCCATCAAGCGCCTGCGCCACTGGTCCGGCCCCGCCAGCGAGGAAGATGCGATGAGCATCCGTTTCTTCGCCGCCGAAGCCGCCCTGGCCGGCCGGCTGCAGCATCCGAACGTGGTGCAGATCCTGGATGCGGTGCAGGACGGCGACGCGCCCTACCTGGTCATGGAATATGTGCACGGGCTGACGCTCAAGCACTTCTGCCGCAGCGACCGCCTGCTGCCCCTGGACCAGATCGTGGAGCTGGGGTTCAAGTGCGCCATGGCCCTCTCCTATGTCTTCCGCCAGGGCGTCATCCATCGCGACATCAAGCCGGCCAACCTGCTGGCGGTGCTCGACAGCGCCGGCCAGGTCACCGATGTGAAAGTCAGCGACTTCGGCAGCGCGCTGAATCTGAATGCGGACATGACCCAGGTGCACCGCGTCGGCTCGCTGGCCTTCATGCCGCCCGAGCAGATCGAGGGCGGCGATGTCGGCGCGCAGGCGGACATCTATTCCCTGGGTGCGGTGCTCTATCACCTGGTCAGCGGCCGCCCGCCCTTCGACGCCCCCAACCAGATGGCGCTGATGCATCAGATCTACCACCAGGCGCCGCAATCGCTGCAGGGGCAGCGCGGCGGGGTGACGCCCGAGCTGGACGCGGTCATCCTCAAGGCGCTGGCCAAGCATCCGCATGAGCGCCATGCCGATTGGGAGTCGTTCGGTCAGGCCTTGTCGGAGCTGGTGGCCAAGCAACTGGTGCCGCTGGCCCGGCTCAATGAAGTCAAGGATTCGGAACGCTTCAACCTGCTGCGCGGCCTGGAGTTCTTCGCCAGCTTCGGCGATGTGGAATTGTGGGAAGTGGTGCGCCGCGCGCGTTGGCGCCGCTATCCGCTCGATCATCTGCTCTACAAGCGCGGCCAGGAAGGCAACACCTTCCACATCATCGCCCAGGGCGAGGTGGAGGTCTGGCGCGACGGCGCGCTGGTGGCCACCCTGGGAGACGGCACCTCGGTGGGCGAGATGGCCTACCTGGCGCCGAACCCGGAGCTGCGCCGCCACAGCACCGACATCCGGGTGACAAGACTTTGCACAACCGTGTCCTTCACGCCGGACTCGCTGGGACAGCTCAGTCCGGAATGCCAGCACCGTTTCGACCGCGCCTTCATTCAGGTGCTGGTGCGTCGACTGCATCTGGCGCATGAGACCCTGGCCCATCCGCGCCGCATCATGTGA
- the argS gene encoding arginine--tRNA ligase produces MIQAKQELLTALETVLQALSQEAVTAGAIPAAPAAAFETPKQASHGDFACTAAMQLSKALKKNPRELAQTLIAQLQAQPAVARWVDALEIAGPGFINIRLKPAARQAVIGEVRAAAEAFGAQPERGSSALVEFVSANPTGPLHVGHARQAALGDSLCHLFATQGWRVSREFYYNDAGVQIATLAHSTQARLKGLKPGDAGWPESAYNGDYIQDIAEAFLRKETVKADDREFTASGDIEDLDSIRQFAVAYLRHEQDLDLQAFGLQFDNYFLESSLYSGGQVEDAVSRMIANGKTYEDGGALWLRSTDYGDDKDRVMRKSDGTYTYFVPDVAYHVNKFKRGFSKCINIQGTDHHGTIARVRGGLQATDVGIPQGFPDYVLHKMVTVMKGGEEVKISKRAGSYVTLRDLIDWTSRDAVRFFLISRKADTEFVFDVDLALKANDENPVFYVQYAHARICSVLRKGEEQGHDIASLGDADVSLLTAPTEYALMGKLADYPRMLTSAAQDLAPHDVAFYLRDLSGAFHSYYAAERVLSDDLALTRARLALLAATRQVVRNALAVLGVSAPDTMARDNQEHQ; encoded by the coding sequence ATGATCCAAGCCAAGCAGGAATTGCTCACCGCCCTGGAGACCGTCCTCCAGGCCCTGAGCCAGGAAGCCGTCACCGCCGGTGCCATCCCGGCCGCCCCCGCGGCCGCCTTCGAGACGCCCAAACAGGCCAGCCACGGCGATTTCGCCTGCACGGCGGCCATGCAGCTGTCCAAGGCGCTGAAGAAGAACCCACGCGAACTGGCGCAGACGCTGATCGCACAGCTGCAGGCCCAGCCGGCGGTGGCGCGATGGGTGGACGCGCTGGAGATTGCCGGCCCGGGCTTCATCAACATCCGGCTCAAGCCCGCCGCCCGCCAGGCGGTGATCGGCGAGGTGCGTGCCGCCGCCGAGGCCTTCGGCGCGCAGCCGGAGCGAGGCAGCTCCGCCCTGGTCGAGTTCGTGTCGGCCAACCCGACCGGGCCGCTGCATGTCGGCCATGCGCGCCAGGCGGCGCTGGGCGATTCGCTGTGCCACCTGTTCGCCACACAGGGCTGGCGGGTCAGCCGCGAGTTCTATTACAACGACGCCGGCGTGCAGATCGCCACCCTGGCCCATTCCACCCAGGCCCGTCTCAAGGGGCTGAAGCCGGGCGATGCGGGCTGGCCGGAATCCGCCTACAACGGCGATTACATCCAGGACATCGCCGAGGCCTTCCTGCGCAAGGAAACCGTCAAGGCCGACGACCGCGAATTCACCGCCTCCGGTGACATCGAGGACCTGGACAGCATCCGCCAGTTCGCCGTGGCCTATCTGCGCCATGAGCAGGATCTGGATCTGCAAGCCTTCGGCCTGCAGTTCGACAACTACTTCCTCGAATCCTCGCTCTACAGCGGCGGGCAGGTGGAGGACGCGGTGTCGCGCATGATCGCCAACGGCAAGACCTATGAAGACGGCGGTGCGCTGTGGCTGCGCTCCACCGACTACGGTGACGACAAGGACCGCGTGATGCGCAAGTCCGACGGCACCTACACCTACTTCGTGCCGGACGTGGCCTACCACGTCAACAAGTTCAAGCGTGGCTTCTCGAAGTGCATCAACATCCAGGGCACCGACCACCACGGCACCATCGCCCGGGTGCGTGGCGGCCTGCAGGCCACCGATGTCGGCATCCCGCAGGGATTCCCGGACTACGTGCTGCACAAGATGGTCACCGTGATGAAGGGCGGCGAGGAGGTCAAGATCTCCAAGCGGGCCGGCTCCTACGTGACCCTGCGCGACCTGATCGACTGGACCAGCCGCGACGCGGTGCGCTTCTTCCTGATCAGTCGCAAGGCAGACACGGAATTCGTCTTCGATGTCGATCTGGCGCTCAAGGCCAACGACGAGAACCCGGTGTTCTACGTCCAGTACGCGCATGCACGGATCTGCTCGGTGCTGCGCAAGGGCGAGGAACAGGGTCATGACATCGCCTCGCTGGGCGATGCCGATGTCTCGCTGCTGACCGCCCCGACCGAGTACGCGCTCATGGGCAAGCTGGCGGACTATCCCCGCATGCTGACCAGTGCGGCACAAGACCTGGCCCCGCATGATGTGGCGTTCTATCTGCGCGACTTGTCCGGCGCTTTCCACAGCTACTATGCGGCCGAACGTGTCCTGAGCGACGACCTGGCCCTGACCCGTGCCCGCCTGGCGCTGCTGGCCGCCACCCGTCAGGTGGTGCGCAATGCGCTGGCGGTGCTGGGCGTCTCGGCGCCGGACACGATGGCTCGAGACAACCAGGAGCATCAATGA